The genomic interval CGCCGCGACCGAGCAGTTCGCGCCCGCGCTGGCCGAGCAGGTCGACGCGGCCACCCTGGAGACCGTCTGGAGCGACCTCCAGCGACAGTACGGCGCGTTCGTCGGTATCGAGGCGACGGACCTGACGACGGTCCAGGGCTACGACGCCGCCGTCGTCTCGACCCGGTTCGCCCAGGGACTCGTCGGCCTCCGGGTCGTCCTCGACGACGAGGTCCGGGTCGCCGGCTTCCAGGTCGTCCCCGTCGAGCAACCCGAGGAGTGGTCCCCGCCGGAGTACGTGGACACGGGCACGTTCGAGACGACGAGCGTCTCGCTCGCCGGGCCGGACTCCTGTACCCTCCCCGGCGAACTGGCGGTCCCCGTCGACGCTGGCGGGGAGACAGCGGAGTCGAGCGCCGGCGACAGCACCGACGGCCCGAGTGACGACGCGGGCGTTCCGGGCGTCGTGATTCTCGGCGGGTCCGGCCCGACCGACCTCGACGGGAGTATCGGGCCAAATCGGCCGTACCGCGACCTGGCGTACGGACTCGCCACGGACGGCGTCGCGTCGCTGCGCTACACGAAACGGACCGCGGTCTGTTCGGTCGACCCGGCGACGCTCACCGTCGGCGACGAGTACACCGAGGACGCCCTGACCGCCATCGACCGGGTGCGCGAGACACCGGGCGTCGACCCCGACCGGATCGTCGTCCTCGGCCACAGTCTCGGGGCGTCGCTCGCGCCGCGCGTCGCCGCGAGGGCGGAGGGTGTCGCGGGCGTCGCCATGCTCGCCCCGCCGGGGCGGCCGCTCCACCGACTGCTGGTCGAACAGACGCGCTACCTCGCCGAACTCGACGGCACCGTCACCGACGAGGAGCAGGCGCGCCTCGACGAGGTCACCGCCGCAGCAGACCGCATCGACGACCTCGCACTCGGCGACGACGAGGTCCTCCTCGGCGCTGGGAAGGCGTACTGGTCGAGCCTCGCCGAGTACGACGCGTTCGAGACCGCGCGGTCGCTGTCGGTTCCGCTGTTCCTCGCGTACGGCGGCCGCGACTACCAGGTGACCGCCACGGACCGCGAGCGCTGGGCGGACGCCCTCGACGGCGACGACGCTACGGTGACCGTCTACGACGACCTGAACCACCTGTTCGTCCCCGGCGAGGGGCAGTCGACGCCCGAGGAGTACACGACGCTTGGCCACGTCGCCCCGGCGGTCGTCTCCGACCTCTCGGCGTGGGTCGAGGCGCGCTGACCGAGGGGCCCGTTCGACGGACCACGTTCGAGGTTCGACGGACGACGACCGACGCACACGACCTGTGGCACACGACGACCGGAGCCGTGACGGCTACCCGGCGGTCACGGCGGTCGGTGCGAACGACGCGGCGACTGCGGACGTGGCGAGCGGCGACGCGACCAGTTCCGGCACGAGTTCCGACGGGCCGGGCAGGAACCCCAGGTAGGCCGCGGCGATGTACGCCGCGAAGAACAGCGCGATGAGCAGCAGTAGCACCATGAAGTAGTCGTACGCGCCCTGGATCGTGATGAGGCTCGGTATCTCCATTCGTTGACCACCTCCGTCCGACGGTCGGACGGCTCTACGGGTACGAAGACGGTACGTCCATACGTGTCGACGGCTTTCGACTGCAGGGTCGGCGAGCGGCAGCGCGCGGTTCGGAGACAGGGCGGTCGTCGTCTGCCAGCAACATCACTAACCGGGGTCGCGGTGTGAGACAGGGTATGGGACGGCTCGTTCCGACCGGGACGGACATCGACCGCGAGACGCTACTCGACATCACGGTCAACCTCATCCCGATGGGGATACTCGTGTTCTTCGTCGTCCTCTTCCTGGTGTTCACGCCGTTCCCGCCGAACCTGTTCATCGCGGGCGTGAGCCACTTCCTCACCATCTTCCCGCTAGTCCTGCTCGCGCTGTTGACCTACGTCGCCGCGAAGGTCATCGCCCGCGACGAGAAGAAACTGGAGGAGCGGTCGAACGAGGGGCAGGGGCTGGAGGCCCGTTCGACGGCGGGCGAGGAGCAGGCCCCGGCGACGGGCGGCGAGGGGCAGTCCGGCAGCTCGGTGAGCGACGGACAGGTCGACGAGTCCCGGAGTGCGACCGACGGAACGACCGCGGACTCGGCACCCGACGCGCGGTCCGACGACGACACCGTCGAGTCGGCGGTGACGCCGGCGGACGACGGCGGCGAACCGGCGTCGACGGACGGACCAGACGCCGAAGCCACGGACGACTCGGCAGCCGACGAGCGCAGCGGGGACGAGAGCGAACGGTCGACGGATGAGTGACGCTGACGGCCTCCCCGGCCGTCACGCGTCGCCGTGGCTGGCGAACGCACCGGAGACGACCTACGACTCGCTCGACGGCGACGCGACCACCGAGAGCGTCGTCGTCGGTGGCGGCATCGCTGGCCTGACGACAGCCACACTGCTGGCGGAGGGCGGCCGCGACGTCGTCCTCCTCGAACGGGACCGCGTCGGCGGGGGCGTCACCGGCCGCAGCACCGCGAAGGTGACGTCGCAACACGGGTTCCAGTACGCCACGCTCGAACGGCGACACGGCTCCGAGACCGCGCGCAAGTACGGTCTGGCCAACCAGCGAGCG from Halomarina salina carries:
- a CDS encoding alpha/beta hydrolase, whose product is MPRRDDQTPTGRSTPSRRTVLRAGGVLLTSALAGCGSGSDPTTTQSTTAPPTTSPPTSDGTDAETTTPDSTTGTPDDEALRTAAEQFVGHLAAGEYDAATEQFAPALAEQVDAATLETVWSDLQRQYGAFVGIEATDLTTVQGYDAAVVSTRFAQGLVGLRVVLDDEVRVAGFQVVPVEQPEEWSPPEYVDTGTFETTSVSLAGPDSCTLPGELAVPVDAGGETAESSAGDSTDGPSDDAGVPGVVILGGSGPTDLDGSIGPNRPYRDLAYGLATDGVASLRYTKRTAVCSVDPATLTVGDEYTEDALTAIDRVRETPGVDPDRIVVLGHSLGASLAPRVAARAEGVAGVAMLAPPGRPLHRLLVEQTRYLAELDGTVTDEEQARLDEVTAAADRIDDLALGDDEVLLGAGKAYWSSLAEYDAFETARSLSVPLFLAYGGRDYQVTATDRERWADALDGDDATVTVYDDLNHLFVPGEGQSTPEEYTTLGHVAPAVVSDLSAWVEAR
- a CDS encoding DUF6684 family protein codes for the protein MGRLVPTGTDIDRETLLDITVNLIPMGILVFFVVLFLVFTPFPPNLFIAGVSHFLTIFPLVLLALLTYVAAKVIARDEKKLEERSNEGQGLEARSTAGEEQAPATGGEGQSGSSVSDGQVDESRSATDGTTADSAPDARSDDDTVESAVTPADDGGEPASTDGPDAEATDDSAADERSGDESERSTDE